Proteins from one Streptomyces roseifaciens genomic window:
- a CDS encoding DEAD/DEAH box helicase: MRSAVTPPSAATPSEISRLARCSVVFLPGDPARTGRVAFWLPDDEPPASPGAVEDLTIAVPDGTDVTTTTVRAAVLPVRDALPVLTRARAARADEAAAFWGAAAVLALQMAARGRLLPGLSETDHDAWRVGPLTADDLRRVRELAAAMPPAAHAVPLPGPGPLLLPEPELLVRSFLDAVADGLPRSPAAALAAGGPAFATPEPRRMPEQRAWAAGVAAGHDAGVRLSLRVEVLGSLAGEDAAPRFRAVLQLHSLSDPTLVADAAEVWSGESPTAAALGRDARMKALLALRRAARAWPPLTPLLSAAVPDAVDLADEEVGELLGAASAALDATGVEVHWPKELVRDFTARAFVGPPEDDGTEPSHERSGMPSLLSADALLTFGWRFAVGGLELTQAELDRLAEAGRPAVRLRDQWVLVDPEAVRRARERQDRKLTPVEALGAALTGRAPVEEGDEDGPQTDVRATGWLAALRDRIADPERSQEPVPQPAGLAATLRDYQLRGLDWLHRMTSLGLGGCLADDMGLGKTITLISLHLHRQTLPEGAGPTLVVCPASLMGNWQREVERFAPGTPVRRFHGPARSLEGLSDGEFVLTTYGTMRLDARRLAGTAWGLVVADEAQHVKNPYSDTAKQLRTIGAKARVALSGTPVENNLSELWAILDWTTPGLLGPLSRFRRRYAQAVEGGADPAAAERLATLVRPFLLRRRKSDPGIAPELPPKTETDRAVTLTKEQAGLYEAVVREVLAEIEGADGFERRGLIVKLLTGLKQICNHPAQFLKEKSPAIAGRSGKVELLDELLDTILAEGASVLVFTQYVATARLLEQHLGARGVPTQLLHGGTPVPRREEMVRRFQDGEVPVFLLSLKAAGTGLNLTRAEHVVHFDRWWNPAVEAQATDRAYRIGQTQPVQVHRFVTEGTVEDRIAEMLTRKQALADAVLGTAEAAVTELTDAELADLVALRGNGR, from the coding sequence ATGCGCAGCGCTGTGACACCGCCTTCTGCCGCAACACCCTCCGAGATCTCCCGGCTCGCCCGGTGCTCGGTGGTCTTCCTCCCCGGAGACCCCGCACGCACCGGACGGGTGGCCTTCTGGCTCCCGGACGACGAACCGCCCGCCTCCCCCGGCGCCGTCGAGGACCTCACGATCGCCGTCCCGGACGGCACCGACGTCACCACCACGACCGTACGGGCCGCCGTGCTGCCCGTACGCGACGCCCTGCCCGTCCTCACCCGCGCCCGGGCCGCACGGGCCGACGAGGCGGCCGCCTTCTGGGGCGCCGCCGCCGTGCTCGCCCTGCAGATGGCTGCACGCGGGCGCCTGCTGCCCGGCCTGTCGGAGACCGATCACGACGCGTGGCGGGTCGGCCCGCTCACCGCCGACGACCTGCGCCGGGTGCGCGAGCTGGCCGCCGCGATGCCGCCTGCGGCGCACGCCGTGCCGCTCCCGGGCCCCGGCCCCCTGCTGCTGCCCGAGCCCGAACTGCTCGTGCGCTCCTTCCTGGACGCCGTCGCCGACGGGCTGCCCCGCTCCCCCGCCGCGGCCCTCGCGGCCGGCGGCCCCGCCTTCGCCACGCCCGAGCCGCGCCGCATGCCCGAGCAGCGCGCGTGGGCCGCCGGCGTCGCCGCGGGCCACGATGCGGGCGTACGGCTCTCGCTGCGCGTCGAGGTGCTGGGGTCCCTCGCCGGAGAGGACGCGGCCCCCCGCTTCCGGGCCGTGCTCCAGCTGCACAGCCTCTCCGACCCCACGCTCGTCGCGGACGCCGCCGAGGTGTGGTCCGGAGAGTCGCCCACGGCCGCCGCGCTCGGCCGGGACGCCCGGATGAAGGCGCTCCTCGCGCTGCGCAGGGCCGCCCGTGCCTGGCCGCCGCTCACCCCGCTGCTCTCCGCCGCGGTCCCCGACGCCGTCGACCTCGCCGACGAGGAGGTCGGCGAGCTGCTGGGAGCGGCCTCCGCGGCGCTGGACGCCACCGGGGTCGAGGTGCACTGGCCCAAGGAGCTCGTCCGCGACTTCACCGCACGGGCCTTCGTAGGACCCCCGGAGGACGACGGCACGGAGCCGAGCCACGAGCGGTCCGGCATGCCGTCCCTGCTCTCGGCCGACGCGCTGCTGACCTTCGGCTGGCGCTTCGCCGTCGGCGGCCTGGAGCTGACGCAGGCCGAGCTGGACCGGCTCGCGGAAGCGGGCCGCCCCGCCGTACGGCTGCGCGACCAGTGGGTGCTCGTCGACCCCGAGGCGGTGCGCCGCGCCCGCGAGCGGCAGGACCGCAAGCTCACGCCGGTCGAAGCACTGGGCGCGGCCCTGACCGGCCGTGCACCCGTGGAGGAGGGAGACGAGGACGGCCCGCAGACCGACGTCCGGGCCACCGGCTGGCTCGCCGCGCTCCGCGACCGCATCGCCGACCCCGAGCGGTCCCAGGAGCCCGTCCCCCAGCCCGCCGGGCTCGCCGCCACGCTGCGCGACTACCAGCTGCGCGGCCTGGACTGGCTGCACCGGATGACCTCCCTCGGGCTCGGCGGCTGCCTGGCCGACGACATGGGCCTGGGCAAGACCATCACCCTCATCTCGCTGCACCTGCACCGGCAGACGCTGCCCGAGGGGGCCGGCCCCACGCTGGTGGTCTGCCCGGCGTCCCTGATGGGCAACTGGCAGCGGGAGGTCGAACGGTTCGCACCCGGCACCCCCGTACGCCGCTTCCACGGCCCGGCACGGTCCCTGGAGGGGCTGTCCGACGGGGAGTTCGTGCTGACGACGTACGGCACCATGCGCCTGGACGCACGGCGGCTGGCCGGCACCGCCTGGGGCCTGGTCGTCGCCGACGAGGCGCAGCACGTCAAGAACCCGTACTCCGACACCGCGAAGCAGCTGCGCACCATCGGCGCGAAGGCGCGCGTGGCGCTGTCCGGCACGCCGGTGGAGAACAACCTCTCCGAGCTGTGGGCGATCCTCGACTGGACGACGCCCGGGCTGCTCGGCCCGCTGAGCCGGTTCCGCAGGCGCTACGCCCAGGCCGTCGAGGGCGGCGCGGACCCCGCCGCGGCCGAGCGCCTCGCGACGCTGGTCCGCCCGTTCCTGCTGCGCCGCCGCAAGTCCGACCCCGGCATCGCGCCGGAGCTGCCGCCGAAGACCGAGACGGACCGCGCGGTCACGCTCACCAAGGAACAGGCGGGCCTGTACGAGGCCGTGGTGCGGGAGGTCCTCGCCGAGATCGAGGGCGCGGACGGCTTCGAACGGCGCGGCCTGATCGTCAAGCTCCTGACCGGCCTGAAGCAGATCTGCAACCACCCGGCGCAGTTCCTCAAGGAGAAGTCCCCGGCGATCGCCGGCCGCTCGGGCAAGGTCGAGCTCCTGGACGAGCTGCTGGACACGATCCTCGCCGAGGGCGCGAGCGTGCTGGTGTTCACCCAGTACGTGGCGACCGCCCGCCTCCTGGAGCAGCACCTGGGCGCACGGGGCGTCCCCACGCAGCTCCTGCACGGCGGCACGCCCGTCCCGCGCCGCGAGGAGATGGTGCGCCGCTTCCAGGACGGCGAGGTGCCCGTCTTCCTGCTGTCGCTCAAGGCAGCCGGTACGGGCCTGAACCTCACCCGGGCCGAGCACGTCGTGCACTTCGACCGGTGGTGGAACCCGGCCGTCGAGGCGCAGGCGACCGACCGCGCGTACCGGATCGGCCAGACGCAGCCGGTGCAGGTGCACCGGTTCGTCACCGAGGGCACGGTCGAGGATCGCATCGCCGAGATGCTCACCCGCAAGCAGGCCCTGGCGGACGCCGTCCTCGGCACCGCCGAGGCGGCCGTCACCGAACTGACCGACGCCGAGCTGGCGGATCTCGTCGCACTGAGGGGGAACGGACGTTGA
- a CDS encoding fatty acid desaturase family protein, whose amino-acid sequence MPQATTLLAEPAAGSDFAPLLRQVRGQGLLERRRGWYARSIAVNLLGLAATAAGIVLCGDSWWTLLLAGPAALFWARTAFVGHDSGHAQITGTRRTGRLIGLVHADLLLGMSYAWWNDKHNRHHANPNHVDKDPDVGVGALVWTQRQAAQRQGFTRWLTRNQARLFFPMLLLEGINLKISSVRDLKRQSPAERRTEAALLALHTAGYATLLLSAMSPGKALAFALVHHALFGLHLGMVFAPNHKGMEMPDPADGARRGHLRRQVLTSRNVRGGPVTDWLMGGLNYQIEHHLFPSMPRPHLRLARPLVRAHCRASGLPYTETGIVDSYREALHHMHAVGAPLRTG is encoded by the coding sequence ATGCCCCAGGCCACCACGCTGCTCGCGGAACCCGCTGCAGGCAGTGACTTCGCCCCGCTCCTCCGCCAGGTCCGGGGGCAGGGCCTCCTCGAACGCCGGAGAGGCTGGTACGCGCGCAGCATCGCCGTGAACCTCCTCGGGCTCGCCGCCACGGCCGCCGGGATCGTGCTCTGCGGCGACTCCTGGTGGACCCTCCTGCTGGCCGGGCCCGCCGCCCTGTTCTGGGCCCGCACCGCCTTCGTCGGGCACGACAGCGGACACGCCCAGATAACCGGAACCCGGCGCACCGGGCGGCTGATCGGCCTCGTCCACGCGGACCTGCTGCTGGGCATGAGCTACGCGTGGTGGAACGACAAGCACAACCGCCACCACGCCAACCCCAACCACGTCGACAAGGACCCCGACGTCGGCGTCGGAGCACTCGTCTGGACCCAGCGGCAGGCCGCACAGCGACAGGGCTTCACGCGGTGGCTCACCCGGAATCAGGCCCGCCTCTTCTTCCCGATGCTCCTGCTCGAAGGCATCAACCTGAAGATCTCGAGCGTGCGCGACCTCAAACGGCAGAGCCCGGCCGAACGGCGGACGGAAGCCGCACTCCTGGCCCTCCACACGGCCGGCTACGCCACCCTCCTGCTGTCCGCGATGTCCCCGGGCAAGGCCCTCGCCTTCGCCCTCGTCCACCACGCCCTCTTCGGCCTCCACCTCGGCATGGTCTTCGCCCCCAACCACAAGGGCATGGAGATGCCGGATCCGGCCGACGGCGCACGCCGGGGCCACCTCCGCCGCCAGGTCCTCACCTCGCGCAACGTGCGCGGCGGCCCCGTCACCGACTGGCTCATGGGCGGGCTGAACTACCAGATCGAGCACCACCTCTTCCCCAGCATGCCGCGCCCCCACCTGCGCCTCGCCCGGCCGCTGGTCCGCGCGCACTGCCGCGCGTCCGGGCTGCCGTACACCGAGACTGGAATCGTCGACTCGTACCGCGAGGCGCTGCACCACATGCACGCGGTGGGCGCCCCGCTGCGGACCGGGTGA
- a CDS encoding TolB family protein: MNLKNRLLILVAAVLVLGGVALAATLHAAGRAAEKDRARPGGPRVSRGEVVLDAPGRSVFRNMAWGPHRDEIASVPAADPAGPRTSSGVRCLRFHSAGGTGICLQAVHGGLRDGYRAVVLDARLRELRRYDLAGVPTRARVSPSGRSVAWTVFVSGDSYAGTDFSTRTSVLDLGSRTLDRNLEDYRFFLDGRLHKAADINVWGVTFADDTHFYATLATGGRTHLVRGDRTDRTLRSLHSNVECPSLSPDGTRIAYKKRVGGAPDDAPWRLYVLDLGTLRETATAERRNIDDQVVWRDGHTLVYALPGDYGSDLWSVPADGSGSPRVTMPAALAPAFTG; this comes from the coding sequence ATGAACCTCAAGAACCGTCTCCTGATCCTCGTCGCGGCCGTGCTGGTCCTGGGCGGGGTCGCGCTGGCCGCCACGCTGCACGCCGCCGGGCGGGCCGCCGAGAAGGACCGGGCGCGGCCCGGCGGCCCGCGGGTCAGCCGCGGCGAGGTCGTCCTGGACGCGCCGGGCCGGAGCGTCTTCCGGAACATGGCCTGGGGGCCGCACCGCGACGAGATCGCCTCGGTGCCCGCCGCCGACCCGGCGGGGCCCCGCACCTCGTCCGGGGTGCGCTGCCTGCGCTTCCACTCGGCCGGCGGGACGGGGATCTGCCTGCAGGCGGTGCACGGCGGGCTCCGGGACGGCTACCGGGCCGTCGTCCTGGACGCCCGGCTGCGCGAGCTGCGCCGCTACGACCTGGCGGGCGTGCCGACGAGGGCCCGGGTCTCCCCCAGCGGCCGCTCCGTCGCCTGGACCGTCTTCGTCAGCGGGGACTCGTACGCGGGGACGGACTTCTCCACCCGCACCTCCGTACTGGACCTGGGCAGCCGGACGCTGGACCGCAACCTGGAGGACTACCGGTTCTTCCTGGACGGCCGGCTCCACAAGGCGGCGGACATCAACGTCTGGGGCGTCACCTTCGCCGACGACACGCACTTCTACGCGACCCTCGCCACGGGCGGGCGCACGCACCTGGTGCGCGGTGACCGCACCGACCGGACGCTGCGCTCGCTGCACTCCAACGTCGAGTGCCCGTCCCTCTCGCCGGACGGGACGCGCATCGCCTACAAGAAGCGCGTCGGGGGCGCGCCCGACGACGCGCCCTGGCGGCTGTACGTCCTGGATCTGGGGACCTTGCGCGAGACCGCGACGGCCGAGCGGCGCAACATCGACGATCAGGTGGTGTGGCGGGACGGGCACACCCTCGTCTATGCGCTGCCCGGCGACTACGGATCGGATCTGTGGTCCGTCCCGGCGGACGGATCCGGCAGCCCGCGGGTCACGATGCCCGCGGCGCTGGCGCCGGCCTTCACCGGCTGA
- a CDS encoding MFS transporter, whose translation MYLADSRTAPGVPDTAGRAPSPGRRAAVPATVLALGTVSLVTDVSSEMVTAVLPLYLVAELGLSPLGFGFLDGIHNGVSALVRLVGGRFADRGPGGHKAVAAAGYGLSALCKPLLLVVHSVPLIGAVLAADRTGKGLRTAPRDAMISLACAPDGRGRAFGVHRAMDTAGALLGPLTAFLILRAAAGGYDAVFTVSGCVAVLGVLVLLLFVPGRAASRGHRTPAGKAPLRAVSRRPEVRRLTVCAALLGLTTVSDSFLYLTLQRRLDLSEAWFPLLPLGTATTFLLLAVPLGAVADRFGRRRLFLCGHLALLGAYAVLLVPLGDSPVLLWPALALHGGFYAATDGVLAAATADAVPEAVRGSGLAVVQTGQAAARFVCSLAFGAAWTAWGDRTALAAAAAGLAVSAAVSALLLRPAEPLPADGPPAPVR comes from the coding sequence GTGTACCTCGCGGACAGCCGCACCGCCCCGGGCGTCCCCGACACCGCCGGCCGGGCCCCCTCCCCCGGCCGGCGGGCCGCCGTCCCCGCGACCGTGCTCGCCCTGGGCACCGTCAGCCTCGTCACGGACGTCTCCTCGGAGATGGTCACCGCAGTCCTGCCGCTCTACCTGGTGGCCGAACTCGGGCTGTCGCCGCTGGGCTTCGGCTTCCTGGACGGCATCCACAACGGCGTCAGCGCGCTCGTACGGCTGGTCGGCGGCAGGTTCGCCGACCGCGGTCCGGGCGGCCACAAAGCCGTGGCCGCCGCCGGCTACGGCCTCTCCGCCCTGTGCAAGCCGCTGCTGCTCGTCGTGCACAGCGTGCCCCTGATCGGCGCCGTGCTCGCTGCCGACCGCACGGGCAAGGGCCTGCGCACCGCACCCCGCGACGCCATGATCTCGCTGGCCTGCGCACCGGACGGCCGGGGCCGGGCCTTCGGCGTGCACCGTGCGATGGACACCGCGGGCGCGCTGCTCGGTCCCCTGACCGCCTTCCTCATCCTGCGAGCGGCGGCCGGCGGATACGACGCCGTGTTCACCGTGAGCGGCTGCGTGGCCGTCCTCGGCGTACTCGTCCTCCTGCTCTTCGTGCCCGGCCGCGCGGCCTCCCGCGGGCACCGCACACCGGCGGGCAAGGCGCCCCTGCGGGCCGTCTCGCGCCGCCCGGAGGTCCGCAGGCTGACCGTCTGTGCGGCGCTGCTGGGGCTGACCACCGTCAGCGACTCGTTCCTGTACCTCACGCTGCAGCGGCGACTGGACCTGTCCGAGGCCTGGTTCCCGCTCCTGCCGCTGGGGACGGCCACCACCTTCCTCCTGCTGGCCGTCCCCCTGGGGGCCGTCGCCGACCGCTTCGGCCGCCGGCGGCTGTTCCTCTGCGGCCACCTCGCGCTCCTGGGGGCGTACGCCGTGCTCCTCGTCCCGCTCGGCGACTCGCCCGTCCTGCTGTGGCCTGCGCTCGCCCTGCACGGCGGCTTCTACGCGGCCACGGACGGCGTGCTGGCCGCCGCCACGGCCGATGCCGTTCCGGAGGCCGTCCGCGGCAGCGGGCTCGCCGTCGTCCAGACCGGGCAGGCGGCCGCCCGCTTCGTCTGCTCGCTCGCCTTCGGTGCGGCCTGGACGGCGTGGGGCGACCGCACGGCGCTGGCGGCGGCAGCAGCCGGTCTCGCCGTCTCCGCCGCCGTCAGCGCACTGCTGCTGCGCCCGGCGGAACCCCTGCCCGCGGACGGCCCTCCGGCGCCCGTCCGCTGA
- a CDS encoding alkaline phosphatase family protein, which yields MATAFGLAAVSLGLWGPHSSAAAAVPTPDHVVVVVFENHAYGQVMGSSSAPYINSLAAGGASLTASYAETHPSQPNYYALFSGDTQGVTDDSCVTPGFSDEPNLASELVAVGRTWASYNESLPAEGSTTCKSGKYAQKHNPWFGFSNVPTSTAHTMSAFPGDYGKLPTVSFVVPNLCSDMHDCSVGTGDTWLKNNLKGYADWARTHNSLLLITFDEDNRLSGNRIPTVFYGQPVKAGSTSGTTYNHYDVLRTIEDMYGTAHAGHAAGAKDITGIWNS from the coding sequence CTGGCCACGGCCTTCGGCCTCGCCGCCGTCTCCCTCGGCCTGTGGGGCCCGCACTCCTCCGCCGCGGCGGCCGTGCCCACCCCGGACCACGTCGTGGTCGTCGTCTTCGAGAACCACGCCTACGGCCAGGTCATGGGCAGCTCCAGCGCTCCCTACATCAACTCCCTCGCCGCGGGAGGGGCCAGTCTGACCGCGTCGTACGCCGAGACGCACCCCAGCCAGCCCAACTACTACGCGCTGTTCTCCGGGGACACCCAGGGCGTCACCGACGACAGCTGTGTCACCCCGGGCTTCAGCGACGAGCCCAACCTCGCCTCCGAACTGGTCGCCGTGGGCAGGACCTGGGCCAGCTACAACGAGTCCCTGCCTGCCGAGGGATCCACCACCTGCAAGAGCGGCAAGTACGCGCAGAAGCACAACCCGTGGTTCGGTTTCAGTAACGTGCCCACCAGCACCGCGCACACCATGAGCGCCTTCCCCGGCGACTACGGCAAGCTGCCGACCGTGTCCTTCGTCGTGCCGAACCTCTGCAGTGACATGCACGACTGCTCCGTGGGCACCGGCGACACCTGGCTGAAGAACAACCTCAAAGGTTATGCGGACTGGGCCAGGACCCACAACAGCCTGCTCCTCATCACCTTCGACGAGGACAACAGGCTCAGCGGCAACCGCATCCCGACCGTCTTCTACGGACAGCCCGTCAAGGCGGGTTCCACCTCCGGCACCACCTACAACCACTACGACGTCCTGCGCACCATCGAGGACATGTACGGCACGGCGCACGCCGGGCACGCAGCGGGAGCCAAGGACATCACCGGCATCTGGAACAGCTGA
- a CDS encoding oxygenase MpaB family protein, which produces MKRYDRLEEIRRMDPERDFFKIYRMMATLEFPWDITRALELALYRTYAVPSIGRLLAGTGEFPDRTQKRYDDTALLLDAVVEHGFDSESGRSAIRRINQMHRSYDISNDDMRYVLCTFVVIPGRWVDAYGWRRFSGHERHAIAAYYRTLGKHMGIQDIPGSYAEFERHLDEYEAEHFGWDEGGRRVSDATLDLMASWYPRPLAPLVRGASRALLDDSLLRAFRYEQPHPATRALVRGALRTRAKAVRLLPPRRVPHFVRQNPEIKGYPNGYAVAELGTFPGVRRGARPGSCPVPHGRAPSDAAE; this is translated from the coding sequence GTGAAGCGCTACGACCGGCTCGAGGAGATCCGGCGAATGGATCCCGAGCGGGACTTCTTCAAGATCTACCGGATGATGGCGACCCTGGAGTTCCCCTGGGACATCACCCGCGCGTTGGAACTCGCCCTCTACAGGACCTACGCAGTGCCCAGTATCGGCCGCCTCCTGGCCGGGACGGGCGAGTTCCCCGACCGCACGCAGAAGCGGTACGACGACACGGCCCTCCTGCTCGACGCCGTAGTGGAGCACGGATTCGACAGCGAGAGCGGCCGGTCGGCGATCCGCCGAATCAACCAGATGCACCGCAGCTATGACATCAGCAACGACGACATGCGCTACGTCCTGTGCACCTTCGTCGTCATCCCGGGGAGGTGGGTCGACGCGTACGGCTGGCGCCGGTTCTCCGGACACGAGCGGCACGCCATAGCGGCGTACTACCGCACCCTCGGCAAGCACATGGGCATCCAGGACATCCCGGGGTCCTATGCGGAGTTCGAGCGCCACCTGGACGAGTACGAGGCCGAGCACTTCGGCTGGGACGAGGGCGGGCGGCGCGTGTCCGACGCCACGCTCGACCTGATGGCCTCCTGGTACCCGCGTCCGCTCGCCCCGCTCGTGCGCGGCGCGAGCCGGGCCCTGCTGGACGACTCCCTGCTGCGGGCCTTCCGCTACGAGCAGCCGCACCCCGCCACCCGCGCCCTTGTCCGGGGCGCCCTGCGGACCCGTGCCAAGGCCGTACGCCTCCTCCCGCCGCGCCGCGTCCCTCACTTCGTGCGCCAGAACCCCGAGATCAAGGGCTATCCCAACGGATACGCCGTTGCGGAGCTGGGCACGTTCCCGGGCGTCCGGCGAGGTGCGCGCCCCGGCTCCTGCCCGGTGCCGCACGGACGGGCCCCCTCAGATGCGGCGGAGTGA
- a CDS encoding PadR family transcriptional regulator has product MLELAILGFLYDASLHGYELRKRIAALTGHVKPVAEGSLYPAIKRLESAGLLARETRPGSGAAPRHVLSLTAHGRAELRHRLAEPADNDITDENRWFTVLAFLRHLGEPAGQAAVLERRLAFLQQPASFFYAGDRPLHAEEIEDPFRRGVLTIARATSRAELTWLRETIGSLRRI; this is encoded by the coding sequence ATGCTTGAACTCGCCATCCTCGGATTCCTCTACGACGCCTCGCTGCACGGCTACGAGCTGCGCAAGCGCATCGCCGCGCTCACCGGGCACGTCAAGCCCGTGGCAGAGGGCTCGCTGTATCCGGCGATCAAGCGGCTGGAGTCGGCGGGGCTGCTCGCCCGGGAGACCCGGCCGGGCTCCGGAGCCGCCCCGCGGCACGTCCTCTCCCTGACGGCGCACGGCCGCGCGGAGCTGCGGCACCGCCTCGCGGAGCCGGCCGACAACGACATCACGGACGAGAACCGCTGGTTCACGGTGCTCGCGTTCCTGCGCCACCTGGGCGAACCGGCGGGGCAGGCCGCCGTCCTGGAACGGCGGCTCGCCTTCCTCCAGCAGCCGGCGAGCTTCTTCTACGCCGGTGACCGGCCGCTGCACGCCGAGGAGATCGAGGACCCCTTCCGGCGGGGCGTGCTCACCATCGCCCGCGCCACCAGCCGTGCGGAGCTGACCTGGCTGCGCGAGACGATCGGCTCACTCCGCCGCATCTGA
- a CDS encoding alpha/beta fold hydrolase: MRQAEFGSTGACVRWTEASGGGPARVYLHGLGSASAVYHAHIAAAAALSDRRSLFVDLPGHGISDRPLDFGYTLEEHADAVAAALYSAGVKGAEVVGHSMGGSVAIVLAARRPELVSRLVLAEANLDPDPPRTAGSSGIASYTEEGFVHGGGFTDTLQRVGPLWRATMRLADPTALHRSAIGLVRGTRPTMRRLLQEMTIPRTYLMGELSGELPGREELEASGVAVETVPGAGHNMMFDNPAAFVEAVAAPSLLPS; the protein is encoded by the coding sequence ATGCGACAGGCGGAGTTCGGATCCACGGGGGCCTGTGTGCGATGGACCGAGGCCTCCGGAGGCGGCCCCGCGCGGGTCTACCTCCACGGTCTGGGATCGGCCTCGGCCGTCTACCACGCGCACATCGCCGCCGCCGCAGCGCTGTCCGACCGGCGCTCGCTCTTTGTCGACCTGCCGGGACACGGCATCAGCGACCGCCCCCTGGACTTCGGCTACACGCTCGAGGAGCACGCCGACGCGGTGGCGGCGGCCCTGTACTCGGCCGGGGTCAAGGGGGCCGAGGTCGTGGGCCACAGCATGGGCGGAAGCGTCGCCATCGTGCTCGCCGCGCGACGGCCCGAACTGGTCTCGCGGCTGGTCCTCGCCGAGGCCAACCTCGACCCCGACCCGCCCCGGACGGCCGGCAGCAGCGGCATCGCCTCCTACACGGAGGAAGGTTTCGTCCACGGCGGGGGATTCACGGACACCCTGCAGCGGGTCGGTCCGCTGTGGCGCGCGACGATGCGGCTCGCCGACCCCACCGCCCTGCACCGCAGCGCGATCGGCCTGGTGCGCGGGACCCGGCCGACGATGCGCCGCCTGCTGCAGGAGATGACCATTCCGCGGACATACCTGATGGGGGAGCTCAGCGGTGAGCTGCCGGGGCGCGAGGAGCTGGAGGCCTCGGGAGTGGCCGTGGAGACCGTGCCCGGCGCCGGGCACAACATGATGTTCGACAACCCCGCCGCCTTCGTCGAAGCGGTCGCCGCACCGTCCCTCCTGCCCTCCTGA
- a CDS encoding class I SAM-dependent methyltransferase — translation MAQQTTKEQWRDPAHVQEFFTERAGDWDARFPGDGPAYDAAVADLGLRRGDAVLDAGCGTGRALPALRAAVGPRGVVLGADLTPAMLDAAVRAGRHHDGQLLLADVTTLPLRDGSVDAVFAAGLISHLADLVAGLQELARVVRPGGRLALFHPVGRAALAARHGRQVTPDDERAEPNLRPLLARGGWHLDSYTDEDTRFLVLATRTDGPEPHAAARG, via the coding sequence ATGGCACAGCAAACGACCAAGGAACAGTGGCGGGATCCCGCCCACGTGCAGGAGTTCTTCACCGAGCGGGCGGGCGACTGGGACGCCCGCTTCCCCGGTGACGGACCCGCCTACGACGCCGCCGTCGCCGATCTCGGGCTGCGCCGCGGCGATGCGGTCCTGGACGCGGGGTGCGGTACCGGGCGGGCGCTTCCGGCCCTGCGCGCCGCGGTCGGCCCGCGGGGCGTCGTGCTCGGCGCGGACCTCACGCCCGCGATGCTGGACGCCGCCGTGCGGGCGGGCCGGCATCACGACGGGCAACTGCTCCTGGCCGACGTCACCACGCTGCCGCTGCGCGACGGTTCGGTCGACGCCGTCTTCGCCGCGGGTCTCATCTCGCACCTGGCGGACCTGGTGGCGGGCCTGCAGGAGCTGGCCCGCGTCGTACGGCCCGGCGGGCGGCTCGCGCTCTTCCACCCCGTCGGGCGTGCCGCGCTCGCCGCCCGCCACGGCCGTCAGGTGACGCCCGACGACGAGCGCGCCGAGCCCAACCTGCGCCCCCTGCTGGCGCGCGGCGGCTGGCACCTGGACTCGTACACGGATGAAGACACCCGTTTCCTGGTGCTGGCGACCCGGACGGATGGGCCGGAGCCGCACGCGGCGGCCCGCGGCTGA
- a CDS encoding roadblock/LC7 domain-containing protein yields MAVGKGLDWMLDDLTERIEHIRHALVLSNDGLVTGASASLQQEDAEHLAAVASGLHSLAKGTGRQFGAGRVRQTMVEFDEGVLFVTAAGDGSCLCVLGGAEADIGQIGYEMTLLVNRVGEHLGVEARQ; encoded by the coding sequence ATGGCAGTCGGCAAGGGGCTCGACTGGATGCTGGACGACCTGACCGAGCGCATCGAGCACATACGGCACGCACTGGTGCTCTCCAACGACGGGCTGGTGACGGGGGCCAGTGCGAGCCTGCAGCAGGAGGACGCCGAGCACCTGGCCGCGGTCGCGTCGGGGCTGCACAGCCTCGCGAAGGGCACGGGACGTCAGTTCGGGGCGGGCCGGGTGCGGCAGACGATGGTCGAGTTCGACGAAGGCGTGCTGTTCGTGACGGCCGCGGGCGACGGCAGCTGTCTGTGCGTCCTCGGGGGAGCGGAGGCCGACATCGGCCAGATCGGCTACGAGATGACGCTGCTGGTCAACCGTGTCGGCGAGCACCTGGGCGTCGAGGCCAGGCAGTAG